CGCGCGCGTGCCCGACGTCGACTTCCTGTTCGTCGACGACGGCAGCACCGACGCCACGCAGGCGCGGCTGCGCGAGCTCGAGCGCGAGCTGCCGGGCCGCGTGGGCGTGCTCGTCCTCGAGCGCAACCGCGGCAAGGCCGAGGCCGTGCGCCAGGGCATGCGCGCGGCCTTCAAGTCCGGTGCGGAGCTGGTGGGCTACTGGGATGCCGACCTCGCGACCCCGCTCGACGAGATCGCGCGCTTCCGGGCCGTTCTGGCGACGCATCCCGGTGTCGGCTGGGTCATGGGCGCGCGCGTCCAGCTGCTGGGCCGCATGGTACGGCGCAGCCCGATCCGGCACTATCTCGGCCGGATCTTCGCCACGGGAGTGTCTCTGTTTCTCGACCTGCCGGTCTACGACACACAGTGCGGCGCGAAGCTCCTGCGCAACGAGGCGGGGCTGGCGGCGCTGTTCGACGAGCCTTTCTGCGTGAACTGGACCTTCGACGTGGAGCTGCTGGCGCGGCTGCGGCGCGCGCGCGGGCTCTCGGCGGCGAAAGACTCGCTGTACGAGCTGCCGCTCGAGCGCTGGGAGGACGTGGCGGGCTCGAAGGTCAAGGCGGGCGACTTCTTCGTGGCGTTCGGCGAGGTCGCGCGGCTGTGGCGGCGCTACGGAAGGGGGAGTGAGTGAAGGCGCAGGACGAGTTCCGCGAGCCGACGCCGGCGCGCGTGCGCGAGCTGCTCGGCGCCATGGTCGGCCGGCGCGTGCTGGTCGTGGGCGACTCGGCGCTCGACGCCTACGTGGCGGGCGAGGTCGAGCGCATCTCCCCCGAGGCGCCCGTGCCGGTGCTGGCGGTCGAGCGCGAGGAGTATCTCTTGGGCGGCGCCGCCAACGTCGCCAAGTGTCTCGTGGCGCTGGGCGCAAAGCCCGGGCTGTGCACCGTGGTCGGCGCCGACGCCGACGGCGAGCTGTTCCGCAACGAGGCCGAGAGCCTGGGCATTCCCAGGGCGGGCATCGCGGTGGACCGGGCCCGGCGCACCACGCGCAAGACGCGCATCGTGGCGCGCCAGCAGCAGGTGATCCGGCTCGACCGCGAGACGGTCGCGCCGCTCCCGCCGGCGCTCGAGAAGCGGCTGTGCGCGGCAGTGACTCGCGCGGTGAAGCGCGCCGACGCGGTGGTGCTCTCCGACTACTCGAAGGGCGTGCTGTCGGCCGCGGTCTGCCGCGCGGTGTTCGCCGCCGCTGGCGGGCGGCCGGTGCTGGTCGACCCGAAGAACCTGCCCTGGAAGTCGTTCTCCGGCGCGACCGTGCTGAAGCCGAACCTGCGCGCTGCGGAGACGTTCGCCGGCTCGCCCCTCGAAGACGAGGCGGCGGCGGCGCGCGTGGCGGCCGGCATCGCCGACGAGCTGGGCGTCGCGCACGTGCTGCTGACGCGCGGACCCGACGGCATGGTGCTGGCGAGCCGCGGCGCGGCGGGCTCGTTCTCGCTGGCCGCGCGTACCCAGGAGATCGTCGACGAGACGGGCGCGGGCGACGTGGTCGCAGCGGCCGTGAGTCTCGCGCTGGCCGCCGGCGCGGAGCTGCGCGAAGCGGCCTGGCTCGCCAACGTGGCCGCGGGCGTGAAGGTCGGCAAGTTCGGCGCCGCCACGGTCACGGGCTCGGAGATCCTGACTGCGATCGGCGGCGAGGCCGAGCCGGGCGCGGGCCGCGTCATGACGCGCGAGCGCGCGGCGAAGTTCATGGCCGAGCAGCGCGCGCAAGGCCGCTCGGTGGTGTTCACGAACGGCTGCTTCGACATCCTGCACCTGGGCCACGTGCGCTATCTCGAGGCCTCGCGCCGGCTGGGCGACGCGCTGGTCGTGGGCGTGAACACCGACGCCTCGGTGCGCAAGCTGAAAGGGGCAGGGCGCCCGCTGCAGACCGAGCTCGACCGCGCCCAGATCCTGGCCTCACTGTCGTGTGTCGACGGCGTCGTGCTGTTCGACGAAGACACTCCGCGCGAGCTGATCCGCGCGCTCAAGCCCGACGTGCTGACCAAGGGCGCCGACTACAAGACCAAGCGCGCCGTCGTCGGCTGGGACCTGGTGCGCAAGTGGGGCGGGCGCGTGGAGCTCGTGCCGTTGGTCGAGGGCCGCTCTACCACCGGCCTCGTGAAGCGCGCGCGGGACTGACTCCCGTGCCGCTCCTGTTCTCGTACGGGACGCTCCAGCTCGAGTCCGTCCAGCGCTCCACGTTCGGCCGGCTGCTGGCCGGCTCGGAGGACGCGCTGGTGGGCTTCGAGCAGTCGCTGGTCGAGATCGACGACCCGTCGGTGGTCGCGACCAGCGGCCAGGCGGCGCACCCGATCGTGCGCTTCACGGGCCGGCTCGAGAGCCGGGTGGCCGGAACGGTGTTCGAGCTCAGCGACGCCGAGCTCGCCAGCGCCGACCGCTACGAGGTGGCCGCCTACAAACGCATCTCGACCGTGCTCGCCTCCGGCCGGCAGGCCTGGGTATACGTGGACGCCCGCGCCAACCGCTGAGGCGCGTCTGGCCCCCGCTTGTATTTAATCAATCGATCGATTAATTTACGGGCCATGGCGGGAGCGAGACGCAAGAGCCGCAGGCCCGGGCGCCCGCCCAGGGGCCGGGCGGCCGAGGACGTGAAGCGCGACCTGGTCGAGGCCGCGCGCCAGCTGTTCGCGCGGCGCAGCTTCGGCGAAGTCGGGATCCGCGAGCTGTCGCGTGCGGCGGGAGTGACTCCCGGCATGATCTCGTACTACTTCGGCGGGAAGCAGGGGCTGTACGAGGCCATGCTGGCCGCGGT
This region of Myxococcota bacterium genomic DNA includes:
- a CDS encoding glycosyltransferase, producing the protein MAAAQIVVPCFNEAARLRGDAFRAYCARVPDVDFLFVDDGSTDATQARLRELERELPGRVGVLVLERNRGKAEAVRQGMRAAFKSGAELVGYWDADLATPLDEIARFRAVLATHPGVGWVMGARVQLLGRMVRRSPIRHYLGRIFATGVSLFLDLPVYDTQCGAKLLRNEAGLAALFDEPFCVNWTFDVELLARLRRARGLSAAKDSLYELPLERWEDVAGSKVKAGDFFVAFGEVARLWRRYGRGSE
- the rfaE2 gene encoding D-glycero-beta-D-manno-heptose 1-phosphate adenylyltransferase → MKAQDEFREPTPARVRELLGAMVGRRVLVVGDSALDAYVAGEVERISPEAPVPVLAVEREEYLLGGAANVAKCLVALGAKPGLCTVVGADADGELFRNEAESLGIPRAGIAVDRARRTTRKTRIVARQQQVIRLDRETVAPLPPALEKRLCAAVTRAVKRADAVVLSDYSKGVLSAAVCRAVFAAAGGRPVLVDPKNLPWKSFSGATVLKPNLRAAETFAGSPLEDEAAAARVAAGIADELGVAHVLLTRGPDGMVLASRGAAGSFSLAARTQEIVDETGAGDVVAAAVSLALAAGAELREAAWLANVAAGVKVGKFGAATVTGSEILTAIGGEAEPGAGRVMTRERAAKFMAEQRAQGRSVVFTNGCFDILHLGHVRYLEASRRLGDALVVGVNTDASVRKLKGAGRPLQTELDRAQILASLSCVDGVVLFDEDTPRELIRALKPDVLTKGADYKTKRAVVGWDLVRKWGGRVELVPLVEGRSTTGLVKRARD
- a CDS encoding gamma-glutamylcyclotransferase family protein — encoded protein: MPLLFSYGTLQLESVQRSTFGRLLAGSEDALVGFEQSLVEIDDPSVVATSGQAAHPIVRFTGRLESRVAGTVFELSDAELASADRYEVAAYKRISTVLASGRQAWVYVDARANR